In Elaeis guineensis isolate ETL-2024a chromosome 1, EG11, whole genome shotgun sequence, a genomic segment contains:
- the LOC105039273 gene encoding uncharacterized protein, translated as MASDTSHKSVTESSSLDLEDMQLNINWEDVICPVCLDFPHNGVLLQCSSYDKGCRPFMCDTDHTHSNCLDRFKSAYGLPADTKISSTVTGTSAVGIQAIPSETGNCPSCPLCRGEVTGWIVIDEVRAFLDTKKRCCQEKQCSYVGNYMELQLHAKQEHPHARPSEIDPAQQLDWENFQQSSEIIDVLSTIHSEVPHGVVLGDYVIEYGDASGDQYEDFPGDDGNWWTSCILYHVFDNFRTSRNQRRSRASETRRNHRRSNYDVSSMYDASTSSADNLEYHFDDSDDEFREAVGVASRGRASRRSYRRRRSRFQDS; from the exons ATGGCTTCAGATACCTCTCATAAGAGTGTGACTGAGTCCAGCTCTTTGGACTTGGAGGATATGCAGTTGAATATCAATTGGGAAGATGTGATTTGCCCcgtctgtttggattttcctcaCAATGGAGTGCTATTACAGTGCTCTTCATATGATAAAGGCTGTAGACCATTCATGTGTGATACAGATCATACCCACTCAAACTGTCTTGACCGGTTCAAGAGTGCATATGGACTGCCTGCTGATACAAAGATTTCTTCTACTGTGACTGGGACATCTGCAGTGGGCATTCAAGCAATTCCATCTGAAACTGGCAACTGTCCAAGCTGCCCCTTGTGTAGAGGAGAGGTGACAGGGTGGATTGTCATTGATGAAGTCCGTGCATTTCTGGACACGAAGAAAAGATGCTGTCAAGAAAAACAGTGTTCTTATGTTGGCAACTATATGGAGCTGCAACTGCATGCCAAACAAGAACACCCCCATGCAAGACCATCAGAGATAGACCCAGCACAACAACTAGATTGGGAAAATTTCCAGCAGTCCTCTGAAATTATAGATGTCTTGAGTACTATCCACTCGGAAGTACCACATGGTGTGGTATTGGGGGACTATGTTATCGAGTATGGGGATGCTAGTGGTGATCAGTATGAAGATTTCCCTGGGGATGATGGGAATTGGTGGACGTCTTGCATCCTTTATCATGTATTTGATAATTTCAGGACTTCAAGAAACCAACGGAGATCAAGAGCAAGTGAGACAAGAAGAAATCACCGTAGATCAAACTATGATGTTTCAAGCATGTATGATGCTTCTACATCATCAGCAGACAATTTAGAATATCATTttgatgactctgatgatgagTTTAGAGAAGCAGTTGGTGTAGCATCTAGGGGAAGAGCTAGTCGCCGCAG CTACCGGAGGCGCAGATCTCGTTTCCAGGATTCTTAG